A region from the Pseudonocardia petroleophila genome encodes:
- a CDS encoding molybdopterin cofactor-binding domain-containing protein, whose translation MAHHRTAATPRPARPRVDVSRRKFLGFVIAAPTLVVAAEMGRQSLGLGPTAVASPLVSPPQVPEAYDLLDLLRETSRATANLIRITVNRDSTVSFELPRSDNGQGIITSTQMIIAEEMGLDPDQVIVTLADARPELLFNQITAGSSTTFTTYTPIRVAAAIANKRLLDAAAAQLEQEVSLLTSRAGLITSTVGAVIPIGDLAEVAGTDVTEEVEVLLKPREEFTVVGRPRNKSDQVAMVTGAKKFVTDLAIPDALPTMVCRAPTLNGTPDGVDNIDEVRRMPGVTDVEVVGTGIAVRALTFGQCIDAIQVLRARWGSGTAEGANDDSVLAEIKAAELPLVVPAGVVGESLESEHTFYFRSGASLETNSAIADVRDGRAEIWGPAKNPIAAQAEIAKVIGLPTSAVTFHVIEGGGSFGRKLFFDAALEAAEISQKMGKPVKLMWHRADDSRVGRVHPLCTSRVRAVVAGDTVVSFEQRHASVATETNPGLGEPLTAAVFRLPAANYTLSQSIFELTQVTHYNFGVSTRLLNEVDLRFNTQSTRNIYSPDVTAARELMVDQIAEQMGKDPYEFRREFLKSDRARGVLDKVAEEGDWGKSMPEGTAQGIGFHFEYKGVSACLVEIDCRPETVNRPIREGITGPRVTKVTFAIDPGLAINPRGIEAQMMGGINDAIANILTASLHLTDGYFVEASWDNYFYTRQWNTPIEMDIHIVDSGFPEPGGIGEAGVASTGAAVANAYRRATGITPEYFPINHKDPFPYEPKPVVPPVPQSPTDGLQFTF comes from the coding sequence ATGGCCCACCACCGCACTGCCGCTACACCGCGACCTGCCCGCCCGCGTGTCGACGTCAGCCGACGGAAGTTCCTCGGTTTCGTCATCGCTGCCCCGACGCTGGTGGTGGCCGCGGAGATGGGGCGCCAGTCGCTCGGGCTGGGCCCGACCGCAGTCGCGAGCCCGCTCGTGTCGCCCCCGCAGGTCCCGGAGGCCTACGATCTGCTCGATCTCCTGCGCGAGACATCCCGCGCGACGGCGAATCTGATCCGTATCACGGTCAACCGCGACAGCACGGTCTCTTTCGAACTCCCCCGCTCGGACAACGGGCAGGGCATCATCACCTCCACTCAGATGATCATCGCGGAGGAGATGGGCCTCGATCCCGACCAGGTGATCGTCACCCTCGCCGATGCCCGCCCGGAGCTGCTGTTCAACCAGATCACCGCCGGGTCGAGCACCACCTTCACCACCTACACCCCGATCCGGGTGGCGGCCGCGATCGCCAACAAGCGGCTGCTCGACGCGGCAGCGGCCCAGCTGGAGCAGGAGGTCAGCCTGCTGACCAGCCGGGCGGGCCTGATCACCAGCACCGTCGGGGCGGTGATCCCGATCGGTGACCTGGCCGAGGTCGCGGGCACCGACGTGACGGAGGAGGTGGAGGTCCTCCTCAAGCCGCGCGAGGAGTTCACGGTCGTCGGGAGGCCGCGCAACAAGTCCGACCAGGTCGCGATGGTGACCGGGGCGAAAAAGTTCGTCACCGACCTGGCCATTCCCGACGCGCTGCCGACCATGGTCTGCCGGGCACCCACGCTCAACGGCACACCGGACGGCGTGGACAACATCGACGAGGTCCGGCGGATGCCGGGCGTCACCGACGTCGAGGTGGTCGGCACGGGCATCGCGGTCCGTGCGCTGACCTTCGGCCAGTGCATCGACGCGATCCAGGTGCTGCGGGCCCGGTGGGGCTCCGGGACCGCCGAGGGCGCCAACGACGACTCGGTGCTCGCCGAGATCAAGGCGGCCGAGCTGCCGCTCGTCGTCCCGGCCGGGGTGGTCGGCGAGAGCCTGGAGAGCGAGCACACGTTCTACTTCCGCAGCGGCGCGTCCCTGGAGACCAACTCCGCCATCGCCGACGTGCGCGACGGGAGGGCCGAGATCTGGGGCCCGGCGAAGAACCCCATCGCCGCGCAGGCCGAGATCGCCAAAGTGATCGGCCTGCCGACGAGCGCGGTCACCTTCCACGTCATCGAGGGCGGTGGCTCGTTCGGCCGCAAGCTGTTCTTCGACGCCGCGCTCGAGGCCGCCGAGATCTCGCAGAAGATGGGCAAGCCCGTCAAGCTGATGTGGCACCGCGCCGACGACTCGCGCGTCGGGCGCGTGCATCCGCTGTGCACCTCGCGGGTGCGCGCCGTTGTCGCCGGGGACACGGTGGTCAGCTTCGAGCAGCGTCACGCCAGCGTAGCGACCGAGACCAACCCGGGTCTCGGCGAGCCGCTGACCGCGGCGGTGTTCAGACTGCCGGCCGCGAATTACACGCTGTCCCAGTCCATCTTCGAGCTGACGCAGGTGACGCACTACAACTTCGGGGTGAGCACCCGGTTGCTCAACGAGGTCGACCTGCGGTTCAACACGCAGTCCACCCGCAACATCTACTCCCCCGACGTCACCGCCGCCCGCGAGCTCATGGTCGACCAGATCGCCGAGCAGATGGGCAAGGACCCCTACGAGTTCCGCCGGGAGTTCCTCAAGTCCGACCGGGCGCGCGGCGTGCTCGACAAGGTCGCCGAGGAGGGCGACTGGGGGAAGTCGATGCCGGAGGGCACCGCCCAGGGGATCGGCTTCCACTTCGAGTACAAGGGCGTGTCGGCCTGCCTCGTCGAGATCGACTGCCGCCCGGAGACGGTGAACCGGCCGATCCGCGAGGGCATCACCGGCCCGCGCGTCACCAAGGTGACCTTCGCGATCGACCCCGGCCTGGCCATCAACCCGCGCGGTATCGAGGCCCAGATGATGGGCGGCATCAACGACGCCATCGCCAACATCCTCACGGCCAGCCTCCACCTGACCGACGGGTACTTCGTCGAGGCGAGCTGGGACAACTACTTCTACACCCGGCAGTGGAACACCCCGATCGAGATGGACATCCACATCGTCGACTCCGGGTTCCCCGAGCCCGGCGGCATCGGCGAGGCCGGCGTGGCCTCCACCGGCGCCGCGGTGGCCAACGCCTACCGGCGGGCCACCGGCATCACCCCGGAGTACTTCCCGATCAACCACAAGGACCCGTTCCCGTACGAGCCCAAGCCGGTCGTGCCGCCCGTCCCGCAGTCGCCGACCGACGGCCTGCAGTTCACCTTCTGA
- a CDS encoding (2Fe-2S)-binding protein, protein MPTQTFNLNGDSVTVETEDDVRLLWVIRDLLGVTGPKYGCGINVCKACTSHINGKAFNPCSVTVGDIDADDEITTIEGLADTVDSDLHPMQEAWIEKDVAQCGYCQPGQIMAAVAKVRQCAEEGRKLDDSAIEEIRNICRCGTYNRIREAIYAGAENM, encoded by the coding sequence ATGCCTACACAGACCTTCAACCTCAACGGCGACTCCGTCACCGTCGAGACCGAGGACGACGTCCGCCTGCTCTGGGTGATCCGCGACCTGCTCGGCGTCACCGGCCCGAAGTACGGCTGCGGCATCAACGTGTGCAAGGCCTGCACCAGCCACATCAACGGCAAGGCCTTCAACCCCTGCTCGGTCACGGTCGGTGACATCGACGCCGACGACGAGATCACCACGATCGAGGGCCTCGCCGACACCGTCGACAGCGACCTGCACCCGATGCAGGAGGCCTGGATCGAGAAGGACGTCGCGCAGTGCGGCTACTGCCAGCCCGGTCAGATCATGGCCGCGGTGGCGAAGGTCCGGCAGTGCGCGGAGGAGGGTCGCAAGCTCGACGACTCGGCGATCGAGGAGATCCGCAACATCTGCCGGTGCGGCACCTACAACCGGATCCGCGAGGCGATCTACGCCGGCGCGGAGAACATGTGA
- a CDS encoding MarR family winged helix-turn-helix transcriptional regulator produces the protein MDGERLELLASIDRHEAVLRRAITRAGPDPLFDSGLTMQQLRVLLLLDTDGPLPQGDLAHALGVALPTVTGIVDRLVGRKLVHRIENAGDRRVRLAGLTPEGLALIEQIAAAGQKRRRRLLMRIDVDALRGLERGLAALRELAQDDSPRRRSQP, from the coding sequence ATGGACGGCGAACGGTTGGAGCTGCTCGCATCCATCGATCGGCACGAGGCCGTCCTGCGGCGTGCGATCACCCGGGCCGGGCCGGACCCGCTGTTCGACAGTGGCCTGACCATGCAACAGCTCCGCGTACTGCTGCTGCTCGACACGGACGGCCCCCTCCCGCAGGGCGATCTCGCCCACGCCCTCGGTGTGGCCCTGCCCACCGTCACCGGCATCGTGGATCGGCTGGTCGGGCGCAAGCTGGTGCACCGCATCGAGAACGCCGGTGATCGCCGGGTCCGGCTCGCGGGCCTCACCCCCGAGGGCCTCGCCCTCATCGAACAGATCGCCGCGGCCGGCCAGAAGCGGCGCCGGCGGTTGCTCATGCGCATCGACGTCGATGCCCTGCGCGGGCTCGAACGGGGACTGGCCGCGCTGCGGGAGCTTGCCCAGGACGACTCACCGCGGCGACGCAGCCAGCCGTGA
- a CDS encoding efflux RND transporter permease subunit: MTWLARLSVTNRAVVGLVTVLVLAFGVFAATSLRQELLPSLELPVLTVVTPYPGASPESVERQVTDPIETAVDGVDGLIGSSSTSTGSSSVITLEFTYGTDIDESATAVERAVVGIALPDGVTPTVSAITTDAIPVLQLAASSALADDQLAAVLRDEVRPLLGGLDGVGQVMLSGIADPRVTIDLDAAAAADRGVSPASISEVLQTNGVRVPAGELTPDTEPTAVEVGTPITTVEQLSELFVVPAAPGAAPVRLGDVAVVTAEPAPATGYTRTNGVASIGIGITKLPDANTIAVSEEVTEALGEVADLLGGAAQDAEVTVVFDQAPFIEQSVEDLTTEGLLGLLFAVLVILGFLLSVRATVVTAVSIPLSVLLALIVLYLGGNTLNILTLGALTVAVGRVVDDSIVVIENIKRHIGYGGPRRPAILTAIREVAGAITASTVTTVAVFAPIAFVGGQVGELFRPFAVTVTAALLASLIVSLTVVPVLASVFLRSPSPPAHAESRITEEPTALQRGYLPVLNGALARPALSLALAVAILGGTVALVPLLETNFLGDSGGDTLTVTQELDPGTGLPRADAAARQVEDVLAGTDDVETYQVTVGSPAGGAVLLGPPGDFESTATRFSVTLAEDADVDAVAADLREAFGDLTDAGTLTVTAGQGGFGTDELAVDVRAQDPEALAEAAATVQRAVEAIPGASDVRNNLSAEQTTVDVAVDRRLAAEQGLTEVAVGQAVATALRGSTVGTVTIDGVEQDVVLRTGDVPADLAALRALPLGAVTLADVATITDKATVPTIVRADGERSAQITARPDADDLGTVTSDLRAELDELDLPAGVTAEIGGISADQEDAFIQLGLALLAAIAVVYLVMVVTFRSLLQPLLLLIAIPFAATGALGLLLITGIPLGVPALIGMLLLVGIVVTNAIVLIDLVNQYRRDGRPVREALVEGSLQRLRPILMTAVATVFALLPLALGFTGGGGGFIAQPLAVVVIGGLVTSTLLTLVLVPVLYLLVERRGDGRSAAEDTADQRSADRGPAGEWQTPAGREPLAAAALGTGAGATAGAAMPASTAMVAEGFAATPEPRTFEAAPAGPALYGQLTDRDGNPLAAAAVAVFDGTGSQVVATCSDSRGGYRVDLSAAGEYLLVGQSGGREPATEWVVVTDDAVRRDLAVDGPACVTGRIRSATATGVPALVTVVDLAGQRVAGGRADTDGRYLLTQVPAGEHRLLAAPATGPSASTLIRVPQTGTVRQDIDLAPAGEVTGTVRSRQGTPIGGAVATVIDADGTMVATGRTAADGSFRLSGLPEGTYTVTASNGLPATGTVEVRHDGPVSTSLELGDPVIPSEAENGHVT; the protein is encoded by the coding sequence ATGACCTGGCTCGCGCGTCTCAGCGTAACCAACCGTGCCGTCGTCGGACTGGTCACGGTGCTCGTCCTGGCGTTCGGCGTGTTCGCGGCCACCTCGCTTCGCCAGGAGCTGCTGCCCTCGCTCGAGCTGCCGGTGCTCACCGTGGTGACCCCATATCCCGGCGCATCACCCGAGTCCGTGGAGCGGCAGGTCACCGACCCGATCGAGACGGCTGTCGACGGCGTCGACGGCCTGATCGGTTCCTCGTCGACGTCTACCGGCAGCAGTTCTGTGATCACCCTGGAGTTCACTTACGGTACCGATATCGACGAGTCCGCCACCGCGGTGGAGCGCGCGGTGGTGGGCATCGCGCTACCCGATGGCGTGACACCGACGGTCAGCGCGATCACCACCGACGCGATCCCGGTGCTGCAGCTCGCGGCATCGTCCGCGCTGGCCGACGACCAGCTCGCGGCGGTGCTGCGCGACGAGGTCCGCCCGCTGCTCGGCGGGCTCGACGGCGTCGGCCAGGTGATGTTGTCGGGCATTGCGGACCCCCGTGTCACGATCGACCTCGACGCCGCGGCCGCGGCCGACCGCGGCGTGTCGCCCGCGTCGATCTCCGAGGTGCTCCAGACCAACGGCGTGCGGGTGCCCGCCGGTGAGTTGACCCCCGACACCGAACCGACGGCGGTCGAGGTCGGCACTCCGATCACGACCGTCGAGCAGCTGAGCGAGCTGTTCGTCGTCCCGGCGGCACCGGGTGCTGCCCCGGTGCGCCTGGGCGACGTCGCCGTCGTCACCGCCGAGCCCGCGCCGGCCACCGGGTACACCCGCACCAACGGTGTGGCGAGCATCGGGATCGGCATCACGAAACTCCCCGATGCCAACACGATCGCGGTGTCCGAGGAAGTCACCGAGGCGCTCGGAGAGGTCGCCGACCTGCTCGGGGGAGCTGCGCAGGACGCCGAGGTCACGGTGGTGTTCGACCAGGCGCCGTTCATCGAGCAGTCGGTCGAGGACCTCACCACCGAGGGTCTGCTGGGCCTGCTGTTCGCCGTGCTGGTAATCCTGGGCTTCCTGCTCTCGGTGCGTGCCACCGTCGTGACAGCGGTGTCGATCCCGCTGTCGGTGCTGCTGGCGCTGATCGTGCTCTACCTCGGCGGCAACACGCTCAACATCCTCACCCTCGGCGCGCTCACCGTCGCCGTCGGGCGCGTCGTCGACGACTCGATCGTCGTCATCGAGAACATCAAGCGCCACATCGGCTACGGCGGCCCGCGGCGCCCGGCGATCCTCACCGCGATCCGTGAGGTGGCCGGCGCGATCACCGCCTCGACGGTCACCACCGTCGCGGTGTTCGCCCCGATCGCCTTCGTCGGCGGTCAGGTCGGCGAACTGTTCCGACCGTTCGCGGTGACCGTCACCGCCGCGCTGCTCGCGTCGCTGATCGTCTCGCTGACGGTGGTGCCCGTGCTGGCGTCGGTGTTCCTGCGCAGCCCGTCCCCACCGGCCCACGCGGAGAGCCGCATCACCGAGGAGCCCACCGCGTTGCAGCGTGGCTACCTGCCGGTGCTCAACGGGGCGCTCGCTCGCCCGGCACTCTCGCTCGCGCTCGCCGTCGCGATCCTGGGTGGGACCGTCGCCCTGGTGCCGCTGCTGGAGACCAACTTCCTGGGCGACTCGGGGGGCGACACCCTCACCGTGACCCAGGAGCTCGATCCCGGCACCGGGCTGCCCCGGGCCGACGCCGCCGCGCGGCAGGTGGAAGACGTCCTCGCCGGCACCGACGACGTCGAGACCTACCAGGTCACGGTCGGCTCCCCGGCCGGTGGCGCCGTGCTGCTCGGCCCACCCGGGGACTTCGAGAGCACGGCGACCCGGTTCTCGGTGACCCTCGCCGAGGATGCCGACGTCGACGCGGTGGCCGCCGACCTGCGCGAGGCGTTCGGTGACCTGACCGACGCGGGTACGTTGACGGTCACCGCCGGGCAGGGCGGATTCGGCACCGACGAGCTCGCCGTCGACGTCCGCGCCCAGGACCCCGAGGCCCTGGCCGAGGCCGCCGCCACGGTGCAGCGGGCCGTCGAGGCCATCCCGGGCGCGAGCGACGTGCGCAACAACCTCTCCGCCGAGCAGACCACGGTGGACGTGGCCGTGGATCGGCGGCTGGCCGCCGAACAGGGGCTCACCGAGGTGGCGGTGGGCCAGGCCGTGGCCACGGCGCTGCGCGGCTCCACCGTCGGCACGGTGACGATCGACGGGGTCGAGCAGGACGTCGTGCTGCGCACCGGTGACGTCCCGGCCGACCTGGCCGCGTTGCGGGCGCTGCCGCTGGGCGCGGTGACCCTCGCCGACGTCGCCACGATCACCGACAAGGCCACGGTGCCGACGATCGTGCGGGCCGACGGCGAACGCAGCGCACAGATCACCGCCCGCCCCGACGCAGACGACCTCGGCACCGTCACCTCCGACCTGCGGGCCGAGCTCGACGAACTCGACCTCCCGGCCGGCGTGACGGCGGAGATCGGTGGGATCAGCGCCGACCAGGAGGATGCGTTCATCCAGCTCGGGCTCGCATTGCTGGCCGCGATCGCCGTGGTCTACCTCGTCATGGTCGTGACGTTCCGCAGCCTGCTGCAGCCCCTGCTGCTGCTCATCGCGATCCCGTTCGCGGCAACCGGGGCGCTCGGCCTGCTGCTGATCACCGGCATACCGCTGGGGGTGCCCGCGCTGATCGGCATGCTGCTGCTCGTCGGGATCGTGGTCACCAACGCGATCGTCCTGATCGATCTGGTCAACCAGTACCGGCGCGACGGACGTCCGGTGCGCGAGGCCCTGGTCGAAGGCTCGCTGCAGCGGCTGCGCCCGATCCTGATGACGGCGGTGGCCACGGTGTTCGCCCTGTTGCCACTGGCGTTGGGTTTCACCGGCGGCGGTGGCGGGTTCATCGCCCAGCCGCTCGCGGTGGTCGTGATAGGCGGCCTGGTCACCTCCACGCTGCTCACCCTCGTCCTGGTGCCGGTGCTCTATCTGCTCGTCGAGCGCCGCGGGGACGGTCGGTCGGCGGCGGAGGACACCGCGGACCAGCGATCCGCGGACCGTGGGCCGGCTGGCGAGTGGCAGACACCAGCGGGGCGGGAGCCTCTTGCCGCAGCGGCGCTGGGCACCGGAGCCGGGGCGACCGCGGGCGCCGCGATGCCGGCGAGCACGGCTATGGTCGCCGAGGGGTTCGCTGCAACGCCCGAGCCGAGGACCTTCGAAGCTGCCCCGGCCGGCCCGGCGCTCTACGGACAGCTCACCGATCGCGACGGGAACCCGCTGGCCGCCGCCGCGGTCGCCGTGTTCGACGGCACGGGTAGCCAGGTCGTCGCCACCTGCTCGGACAGTCGGGGTGGCTACCGCGTCGACCTGTCGGCGGCAGGGGAGTACCTGCTCGTCGGGCAGTCCGGCGGCCGTGAGCCCGCGACCGAGTGGGTCGTGGTCACCGACGACGCCGTCCGTCGCGACCTGGCCGTCGACGGCCCGGCCTGTGTGACCGGCCGGATCCGGTCCGCCACCGCAACGGGGGTGCCCGCGCTGGTCACCGTCGTCGACCTCGCCGGGCAGCGGGTCGCCGGCGGGCGGGCCGACACCGACGGGCGCTACCTGCTCACGCAGGTCCCCGCCGGGGAGCACCGGCTCCTCGCAGCACCCGCCACCGGACCCTCGGCCTCGACGCTGATCCGGGTGCCGCAGACCGGCACCGTCCGCCAGGACATCGACCTCGCCCCGGCCGGCGAGGTGACCGGCACGGTCCGCTCGCGACAGGGCACGCCGATCGGCGGTGCCGTGGCCACCGTCATCGATGCCGACGGCACGATGGTGGCGACCGGTCGCACCGCCGCCGACGGGTCGTTCCGGCTGTCAGGGCTGCCCGAGGGCACCTACACCGTCACAGCCAGCAACGGCCTTCCCGCCACAGGCACCGTCGAGGTGCGCCACGACGGGCCGGTCAGCACGAGCCTGGAGCTCGGGGATCCGGTCATCCCGAGCGAGGCGGAGAACGGTCACGTCACCTGA
- a CDS encoding MerR family transcriptional regulator, whose product MNGREYRIDELAHTAGTTVRNIRAYQDRGLLPPPRRVGRVGPAPARRPPARAGTHRAEHR is encoded by the coding sequence ATGAACGGCCGCGAGTACCGCATCGACGAGCTCGCGCACACGGCAGGCACGACCGTGCGCAACATCCGCGCGTACCAGGACCGTGGCCTGCTCCCACCTCCGCGCCGGGTCGGCCGGGTCGGCCCGGCTCCGGCTCGTCGGCCGCCTGCTCGAGCGGGGACACACCGTGCAGAACATCGGTGA
- a CDS encoding DUF6114 domain-containing protein — protein MPLTSRSAAARRRHDRGAEAGRWRRWWRPHPLAAVILTAAAGLVILFLPGGRVTVLLLPGLAGASGFLFGSALCALAAFLWFAPGHREFTGVAVILVSLTSLVTTNISGFLAGKLLGVLGGSLGFAWYGTDDRPPSEAGPPTRRGAG, from the coding sequence ATGCCTCTGACGTCTCGATCAGCTGCGGCACGACGTCGGCACGACCGGGGCGCTGAAGCGGGCCGGTGGCGCCGGTGGTGGCGCCCGCACCCGCTGGCGGCGGTGATCCTGACCGCCGCGGCCGGCCTGGTGATCCTCTTCCTACCGGGCGGGCGGGTGACGGTGCTGCTGCTGCCCGGATTGGCCGGGGCGTCCGGGTTCCTCTTCGGCTCCGCGCTCTGCGCGCTCGCCGCGTTCCTCTGGTTCGCACCGGGCCACCGGGAGTTCACCGGGGTGGCGGTGATCCTCGTGTCGTTGACCTCGCTGGTGACCACCAACATCAGCGGCTTCCTGGCGGGGAAGCTGCTCGGCGTCCTCGGGGGGTCTCTCGGCTTCGCGTGGTACGGCACCGACGACCGGCCACCCTCGGAAGCCGGACCGCCCACCCGGCGGGGCGCCGGATGA
- a CDS encoding 2Fe-2S iron-sulfur cluster-binding protein, with protein MRFFTRDRTPTSVTILPSGRSFPATGKDSILNEALAAGIPFPHSCTVGTCGTCKSRLISGKVREITDAAIALSSQELKDRYILPCQSLARGAVELDVADLADMPDHPLVHTDGEMVGKRGLTHDILEVTVRVDEPFEYSAGQYAELTVDGLSGPRSYSFATGAADRPKDEFTFFVRRTPGGEFTEWLFAEDRTGTRLGVVGPFGNLWLRPSAVPVLCVAGGSGLAPIKSILEAARDDDVRRDFVFVFGARSTRDLYCLEESAALAGSWGTSYTFVPALSEEAPDSGWSGARGMVTDVLAGLPTELLTSCDAYVCGPPAMVDAVEQQLRALRPEGNFFHADRFLDKKTQRQG; from the coding sequence ATGAGGTTCTTCACACGCGACCGGACACCGACCTCGGTGACCATCCTGCCGTCGGGCAGATCCTTCCCGGCCACCGGCAAGGACTCGATCCTGAACGAGGCGCTCGCCGCCGGGATCCCGTTCCCGCACAGCTGCACCGTGGGCACCTGCGGCACCTGCAAGTCCCGGCTGATCAGCGGCAAGGTCCGGGAGATCACCGACGCGGCAATCGCGCTGTCGTCCCAGGAGCTCAAGGACCGCTACATCCTCCCCTGCCAGTCGCTGGCCCGCGGGGCCGTCGAGCTCGACGTCGCCGATCTCGCCGACATGCCCGACCATCCGTTGGTGCACACCGACGGGGAGATGGTCGGCAAGCGTGGGCTCACCCACGACATCCTGGAGGTCACCGTCCGGGTGGACGAGCCCTTCGAGTACTCGGCGGGCCAGTACGCCGAACTGACCGTCGACGGTCTGTCAGGTCCGCGCAGCTACTCCTTCGCCACGGGGGCCGCCGACCGCCCCAAGGACGAGTTCACCTTCTTCGTCCGCCGGACCCCCGGGGGCGAATTCACCGAATGGCTCTTCGCCGAGGACCGGACCGGCACCCGGCTCGGCGTCGTCGGCCCGTTCGGCAACCTGTGGCTGCGGCCGTCCGCCGTGCCCGTGCTGTGCGTGGCCGGAGGCAGCGGTCTGGCCCCGATCAAGTCGATCCTGGAGGCCGCCCGCGACGACGACGTCCGGCGCGACTTCGTGTTCGTGTTCGGGGCCCGCAGCACCCGCGACCTCTACTGCCTGGAGGAGTCCGCGGCGCTGGCCGGCTCCTGGGGGACGTCCTACACCTTCGTGCCCGCGCTGTCGGAGGAAGCGCCCGACTCGGGCTGGTCGGGCGCCCGCGGTATGGTCACCGACGTCCTCGCCGGGCTCCCCACCGAGCTGCTCACCTCCTGCGACGCCTACGTGTGCGGCCCACCGGCGATGGTCGACGCGGTGGAGCAGCAGCTGCGCGCGCTGCGCCCCGAGGGGAACTTCTTCCACGCCGACCGGTTCCTGGACAAGAAGACCCAGCGACAGGGGTGA
- a CDS encoding alkane 1-monooxygenase: MGAFRYYIVTAVVGAAIAGLWLGGSWAWLGIATFPVLMALDILLPADHGVRRLSRPVLAEIPLYLHLPLLVGLWALFIGRLTEWTSGTPGAMSGWQVVGMALSVGWIGAVPNLPISHELMHRRHWFPVAVSKIYNTVYLDPNRDVGHKLTHHLDLCTPIDSDTPRRGQTIYAFVWQASYGAWKDGVVTSVRSLRKRDMTIFHPRNAVYVEILLLTALCATVLYFAGWAGLLVAVATMVFSKLLVEGFNYLQHYGMVRVPGSPIKLHHAWNHLGTIIRPLGVEITNHIEHHFDSKHRFYELEPRTDGAQMPSAFLCFVCALVPPVWTSYIAKPRLQDWDTRFASPDEQRMAMVENRRIGWPEWVGAGVGDKADPEPSGMA; this comes from the coding sequence ATGGGTGCATTTCGCTACTACATCGTCACGGCGGTCGTCGGCGCGGCGATCGCCGGGCTGTGGCTCGGCGGGTCGTGGGCGTGGCTCGGCATCGCCACCTTCCCGGTCCTGATGGCCCTCGACATCCTGCTGCCGGCCGACCACGGGGTCCGCAGGCTCTCCCGGCCGGTCCTGGCCGAGATCCCCCTCTATCTCCACCTCCCGTTGCTGGTCGGGCTGTGGGCGCTGTTCATCGGCCGACTCACCGAGTGGACCTCGGGCACCCCCGGCGCGATGAGCGGCTGGCAGGTCGTCGGGATGGCGCTGTCGGTCGGGTGGATCGGAGCGGTACCCAACCTGCCCATCTCCCACGAACTCATGCACCGCCGACACTGGTTCCCCGTCGCCGTGTCGAAGATCTACAACACCGTCTATCTCGACCCGAACCGCGACGTGGGCCACAAGCTCACCCATCACCTCGACCTGTGCACCCCGATCGACAGCGACACGCCGCGGCGCGGCCAGACCATCTACGCCTTCGTCTGGCAGGCCTCCTACGGCGCCTGGAAGGACGGCGTGGTCACGAGCGTCCGGTCCCTGCGCAAGCGCGACATGACGATCTTCCACCCGCGCAACGCCGTGTACGTCGAGATCCTGCTGCTGACCGCCCTGTGCGCGACCGTGCTCTACTTCGCCGGCTGGGCCGGGCTGCTGGTCGCCGTCGCGACGATGGTCTTCTCCAAGCTGCTGGTGGAGGGCTTCAACTACCTCCAGCACTACGGCATGGTCCGGGTGCCCGGCTCGCCCATCAAGCTGCACCACGCCTGGAACCACCTCGGGACGATCATCCGGCCGCTCGGTGTCGAGATCACCAACCACATCGAGCACCACTTCGACAGCAAGCACCGCTTCTACGAGCTCGAGCCGCGCACCGACGGTGCGCAGATGCCCAGCGCCTTTCTCTGCTTCGTCTGCGCCCTGGTGCCGCCGGTGTGGACCAGCTACATCGCCAAGCCGCGGCTGCAGGACTGGGACACGAGGTTCGCCTCCCCCGACGAGCAGCGCATGGCGATGGTCGAGAATCGGCGGATCGGCTGGCCCGAGTGGGTCGGCGCCGGTGTCGGCGACAAGGCCGACCCGGAGCCGTCGGGGATGGCGTAG